From a single Brassica oleracea var. oleracea cultivar TO1000 chromosome C5, BOL, whole genome shotgun sequence genomic region:
- the LOC106296005 gene encoding expansin-A13, producing the protein MQLFLLLLLLAALSPPATSHYSSSTSSPSSSSVSEWRPARATYYAATNPRDLVGGACGYGDLVKSGYGMSTVGLSETLFERGQICGACFELRCVDDLRWCIPGTSIIVTATNFCAPNYGFDPDGGGHCNPPNKHFVLPIEAFEKIAIWKAGNMPVQYRRINCRKEGSIRFTVDGGGIFISVLITNVAGSGDISAVKIKGSRTGWLPMGRNWGQNWHINADLKNQALSFEVTSSDKSTVTAYNVAPRNWDYGQTFEGKQFETP; encoded by the exons ATGCAACTGTTTCTCCTCCTTCTCCTCCTCGCCGCACTATCTCCTCCGGCGACTTCCCACTACTCATCCTCAACCTCATCTCCATCTTCCTCCTCCGTCTCCGAATGGCGTCCAGCTCGAGCCACCTACTACGCCGCCACGAATCCTAGAGACTTGGTGGGCGGTGCGTGTGGATACGGAGATCTCGTCAAATCTGGATACGGTATGTCCACGGTTGGTCTGAGCGAGACTCTGTTTGAGCGTGGTCAGATCTGTGGCGCTTGTTTCGAGCTCAGATGTGTCGATGATCTCCGTTGGTGTATCCCTGGAACTTCGATCATCGTCACCGCCACGAACTTCTGCGCTCCTAATTACGGGTTTGATCCCGACGGTGGTGGTCATTGTAACCCTCCGAACAAACATTTCGTGTTGCCGATCGAAGCGTTTGAGAAGATCGCTATTTGGAAAGCTGGGAACATGCCCGTGCAGTATCGAAG GATAAACTGTAGAAAGGAAGGGAGCATTAGGTTTACAGTAGACGGTGGAGGCATTTTCATTTCGGTTCTGATCACAAATGTTGCCGGATCCGGTGATATATCCGCTGTGAAGATCAAAGGTTCGAGAACCGGGTGGTTACCAATGGGTCGTAACTGGGGACAGAACTGGCACATCAACGCCGATCTCAAGAACCAAGCTCTCTCGTTTGAAGTAACTTCTAGTGACAAATCAACCGTGACAGCTTACAACGTCGCTCCTAGAAACTGGGATTACGGACAAACCTTCGAAGGCAAACAATTCGAGACTCCGTAA